A window from Prochlorococcus marinus CUG1435 encodes these proteins:
- a CDS encoding cytochrome b6-f complex iron-sulfur subunit: MTQLSSNDVPSMGRRQFMNLLTFGTATGVALGALYPVANYFMPLRAGGGGGGTSAKDELGNPITKTGWLATHQAGDRSLVQGLKGDPTYLIVNDGGEIGEFGLNAICTHLGCVVPWDSGANKFICPCHGSQYDTNGKVVRGPAPLSLALAHVDIEDDAVLVKQWSETDFRTNENPWWA, encoded by the coding sequence ATGACTCAATTAAGTTCCAATGATGTCCCTTCTATGGGTCGAAGGCAATTTATGAATCTTCTTACATTTGGTACTGCAACTGGTGTGGCTTTAGGAGCCCTTTACCCTGTAGCGAATTATTTCATGCCTTTAAGAGCAGGCGGTGGTGGAGGTGGAACTTCTGCTAAAGATGAATTAGGGAATCCAATAACTAAGACAGGTTGGTTAGCTACCCATCAAGCAGGAGACAGAAGTCTAGTTCAGGGTCTAAAGGGAGATCCAACTTATTTAATAGTTAATGACGGTGGGGAAATAGGAGAATTTGGTTTAAATGCAATTTGTACTCATTTAGGTTGTGTTGTTCCATGGGATAGTGGTGCCAATAAATTTATATGTCCTTGTCATGGCAGCCAGTACGATACTAACGGGAAGGTAGTAAGAGGGCCTGCGCCTTTATCTTTAGCTCTAGCTCATGTTGATATTGAAGATGATGCTGTGCTCGTCAAACAATGGTCAGAAACTGACTTTAGAACTAATGAAAATCCATGGTGGGCATAA